In a genomic window of Streptococcus oralis:
- the dltD gene encoding D-alanyl-lipoteichoic acid biosynthesis protein DltD: MIKLKAFLLSLVLVIATLALLNVTYVKKIDDYYKVKDNSIRYNTSYEKYKSRDILTSNITPNTLVLMGSSELVATINEDYHPNKIFNYNDFNIMQIGTSYSQNIIQATTLGSIEGSMSKRKVAIVESVQWFEKDGTHQDAFLNKASQEHIFHMLDNDKISKETKEKLINRIIEITKGNKQQNDIYKKYKSYFIDGKGTIVDKKLLELDNAMYSFKLKRKFYENHEKSDYPSLGDKTPDYDWEKMTAQFVEEVKRKTDNNDYAVDNNYYNTYLKDRYASLKDSNKDLSYLESPEYSDMELFLTVAKELGIEVEVIIFPVNGKWNDYTGVSREMREKTYKKIEDVAKSHGATVLNYGNREYDDYFLFDVMHVGVKGWMEVEKELYKFANQAN; encoded by the coding sequence ATGATTAAATTAAAAGCATTTTTACTATCGCTTGTGCTCGTAATTGCGACGCTTGCCCTTTTAAATGTGACGTATGTCAAGAAGATTGATGATTATTATAAAGTCAAGGATAACAGTATTCGTTATAACACCTCGTATGAAAAGTATAAAAGTAGAGATATTCTAACAAGCAATATCACCCCCAATACACTGGTTCTAATGGGTTCCTCAGAGTTGGTTGCGACGATAAATGAAGACTATCATCCAAATAAAATTTTTAACTACAACGATTTTAATATCATGCAGATTGGGACTAGTTATTCTCAAAACATCATTCAGGCTACGACCTTGGGCTCTATTGAAGGATCAATGAGTAAGCGAAAAGTAGCTATAGTAGAGTCGGTTCAGTGGTTTGAAAAAGATGGGACCCATCAAGATGCCTTTTTGAACAAGGCTTCTCAGGAACATATTTTTCACATGCTAGATAATGACAAGATTAGTAAAGAAACGAAAGAAAAACTAATCAATCGCATTATCGAGATTACCAAAGGAAACAAGCAACAAAACGACATCTACAAAAAATATAAAAGTTATTTCATAGATGGAAAAGGAACCATTGTTGATAAAAAACTATTAGAGTTAGATAACGCGATGTATTCCTTTAAGCTCAAACGAAAATTTTATGAAAATCATGAGAAATCAGATTATCCTTCACTAGGAGACAAAACCCCAGACTATGATTGGGAAAAGATGACGGCTCAGTTTGTGGAAGAGGTCAAAAGGAAAACAGACAATAATGACTATGCTGTTGATAATAACTACTACAATACTTACTTAAAAGATCGCTATGCATCGCTAAAAGATTCCAATAAAGATTTGAGCTACCTAGAGTCACCTGAATATTCAGATATGGAACTTTTCTTGACGGTTGCTAAAGAATTGGGCATTGAAGTTGAGGTTATTATTTTCCCAGTAAACGGGAAATGGAACGACTACACTGGTGTCTCAAGAGAGATGCGAGAAAAAACTTATAAAAAAATAGAAGATGTCGCAAAAAGCCATGGTGCAACCGTATTAAACTATGGAAACAGAGAGTATGATGATTACTTTTTATTTGACGTGATGCACGTTGGAGTGAAAGGATGGATGGAAGTTGAAAAAGAACTTTACAAATTTGCAAACCAAGCTAACTAA
- a CDS encoding MptD family putative ECF transporter S component, with amino-acid sequence MKKNILTTLLATVLYFLCVGIGVFLGHLVDQTGNMFYAPAFSALVGGSVYMLLLTKVPRFGAITTLGLFMALFFLASKHGAGAFLPGLACGLAADAIARLGNYKDRIKNTLSFLVFAFSTSGPIFLMWIRPKAYMATLLARGKSQEYIDRIMVAPELDKILLFVSSILVGALIGALVGQFLSQKIADKL; translated from the coding sequence ATGAAGAAAAATATCTTAACCACCCTCTTGGCCACCGTCCTCTACTTTCTCTGTGTAGGGATTGGAGTCTTCCTAGGACACTTGGTCGATCAAACAGGCAATATGTTCTACGCGCCGGCCTTTTCTGCCCTTGTCGGTGGCAGTGTCTACATGCTTCTTTTGACGAAGGTCCCTCGTTTTGGTGCCATTACCACTCTCGGGCTCTTTATGGCACTTTTCTTCCTAGCTAGTAAACACGGCGCTGGTGCCTTTCTCCCAGGACTCGCTTGTGGTCTTGCAGCAGATGCCATCGCTCGTCTCGGAAACTACAAAGACCGAATCAAAAACACCCTCTCCTTCCTTGTCTTTGCTTTTAGCACAAGTGGCCCTATCTTCCTCATGTGGATCCGTCCCAAAGCTTACATGGCCACCTTACTTGCGCGTGGGAAATCCCAAGAATACATTGACCGTATCATGGTCGCTCCAGAGTTGGACAAAATCCTTCTCTTTGTTTCGAGCATCCTCGTAGGTGCCTTGATTGGGGCTTTGGTTGGGCAATTTCTAAGTCAAAAAATAGCTGATAAACTATAA